A window of Chryseobacterium aquaeductus genomic DNA:
TGGAAGAAGAATGTCAAATGACAAAACTTTTGATGACAGAATCGTACTTTTAGGAAGGAATTATATTTCTAAAAAAGTTACAGGGTTTTCGAGATTGATGCTTGATAAAACCAGCTACAATGTTGATCTCAGAGAATTGAATTACAAACCGGATCTCGTAAACCACATTCCTAAGTTGAGTGCAGACGGAGGAGTTGAAAATGGTTATTATCTTCAAACAAAAGATGTTTATTTTTTAAGCGACGGAAGTGTAGGTATTTTGTCAGAAAAATTTAAACCCGAAGGCAATTACAGTGCTCCCAAAACCACAGATCTGGTTTACATCAATACAGACAAAGATTTTAAAGTAAAAGATGTACAGGTTTTTGAAAAAGAAAAAACGAGATGGGCAAATAATGATTATCTGTTTTCGCAATATTTAAATAATGGAAAAGATGTTGTCTTCTTCTTCCGCGATTATCAAAAAGATCAGGTGACAAAAGAGAAAAAATGGAATCTTTTTATCAACACCGTAATCAACGGAAAATTTAATCAGGAAGTAATTCCTATTTCTGAGAAAGACAATTACGTTGTGACTCCTTATGTTGCAAAAGAAGGATATATTTTGCTGCGGGAACTTAATGAGAAAGAGAAGTTCAATCAGGTTCGTCTAGAAAGATTAAACTATTAATTATAAAAAGAATCCTGATCTGACGGTCAGGACTTTTTTTGGTAATAATCGGCAATATTTTTTATTTCATCCAGACTTAGATTCCACATAAAATTGAGAAAATGCTGATAACTTTCACTCTGATTTTTAGGATCTACACGATCCAAATATCGGTTTAAGTTGTAATTTTTTCGTGCATCGTAAATTTTACCAAAACATTTTCCCAGCCAGCTTTTATAATAACTTTCTTCTTCCCCATCCTGCAAAAACTGGAGACTTGTGTAAATTCCCAAACCATAATCCTCAGAATGATAGAAGTTGGGCAACGTTTCCATTCTTGCTATTTTTTCGACTACTGAGTAAGATTCTGATGCTTTTTCGTCTGCCACTTCAGTTTTTAATTCGGGAAATATTTTTTTTAAATTGTTGATTCTCATTGTCACTTCAGGATGTGATTTTAATGAATCTTTATTTAATTTTTCATTAAAATGATCATAATTGTACAAAGAGAAATCTTCTTTTGCGAGCCATTTATCTTTAAATTCCTGTGTCGGAAGATTGAAAAATTTCTTGTAGGTTTCCAGTTTCAGTTCTTTTGGAGAAATTGTATCAAAATCTTCAAGCCTTTTTAACGCATTAATAAATTCTGTTTTTTTGAAATCGCTATTTTTAAAAACCGTATATCCTAAAGAATCTGCCTGCATTTCCTGCTTCCTGTTTTCATATCCTTTTTTATAAATTCTGTTTTTCAGCACGTCAAACGCTCGCTGATTACGGTTTATTTTATTTGATTTAATATTTTGAACCACCAGCTTATCCATTTGGTCTTCGCCAATCAATTTCAGAAAAGTCTGCAAAGTATGTCCTTTGATTTTGTGTCCCAATTCGTGGGAGATCACCGATGCCAGCTGATCATCATTATTCAGCCAACTAAAAAGTCCCATATTGATTACAAAAGTTCCGTCTGCAAAACAGTAAGCGTTGGGTGTATTATTTTTAGCAATAAGAATTTTTAAATTTTGCGGAATCTGAGGATTATTTTTTCTCAAACGCTCGATCAGACTTTTCACTTTTGCATCAAATACAGAATTGAAAACAAAATCTTTATCTTTCACCTGCTTTTCAAAGTCTTTTCCCAATTCTTTATAGATTTTGGACAACTCACTTCCTGCTTTACCGGAATATTTTGTTTTCAGATCTTTAATTAAAAACTCATTGTTGGCAGAGTAATTTTTGATAAATTCCTTTCTTGGAGCATAATCTGTGGTATCAAGCGGTTTGTAAGTTTGTCCAGGAAAAAACACCGAAAAGGACAGTAATAAAAGGAATAAATATTTTGTCATTATAATCATCAATAGTCACAAAAATAATTCATTTAGCAATACATTTATTACTTTCTCTTCAAAATTATTTTAAATTTGTTGCAGATCGTTTATTATGACAATTTTGTTTTATTTCATTGCGTTTATCGCTATTTCTGTTGCCCTAGTTTATTTTTTAGGGTACGCTTATCTTTTTAGCGGAATTTCAAAAACCTATCTGCGCGGAAAATCCAGCGCCAACATTGATGACGGAAAATTTTTCAGAAGTAATCTTATTGCCACAACTTCACCAAAATCTTGGGAAGAAGATCCCGAACTGAATAAAAAAGAATTACCTAAAAATATTTCTGACGACCTTTTGCATTCTAATACCGCATCATTTTTAGTCATAAAAAACAGAAACCTTCTTCACGAGCAATATTTTAAAGGATATACTTCACTTTCAAAAACCAACTCTTTCTCTATGGCAAAAGCAATTACAGTGATGCTTTTTGGGAAGGCTTTGGAAGAAGGTAAATTTAAAAACATCGACGAAAAACTTTCAGATTTTTACGATGAGTTTAAAACTAAACCCTTCGGTAAAGATTTGACTTTAAAAAATCTCGCCCAAATGGAATCTGGTTTAGACTGGGATGAAAATTATAAAAACCCTTTTCTGCCGAATGCCAAAGCGTATTACGGAAGAAGTCTGATGAAAGCTACCTTTTCCAGAAAATTTAAAGAAAAACCCGGCGAAAGATTTGAATATCAAAGTGGCTCGACCCAGCTTTTAGGATTTGCTTTAAAAAAAGCCTTAAATCAATCGCTCTCAAGTTATTTGTCTGAAAAATTCTGGATTCCTTTGGGGATGGAACAAAACGCAGATTGGAGTATCGACGAAAGCGGAATGGAAAAAACCTATTGCTGTATTCATTCTAATTCCAGAGATTTTGCAAAACTCGGACAGCTATTTTTAGATGATGGAAAAGTAGGTGACGAACAGATTTTAAATTTAGATTTCGTTGAAAAAATGAGAACTCCCACTGAAAAATCTGATAATATTTACGGGATGGGCTTTTGGATCAACAATGACAATCCTATCAAACATTATTATTTTTTAGGTTTGCAGGGACAATATATTATCATGATTCCTGAGCATAAAATGGTGATCGTGAGAACCGGAAGTTATAATAATTTGCCTAAAACCGATCGTGGAAGACCGGATCAGGTAAAATTCTTAGTTAATGAAACAGTGAAATTGTTTTCTTAAACTTTAAGGTTGAGGCTAAGTTTTAGGTTAAGAAAAATGAAAATAATTTCTTCCCGATTTATTAATTAAATTAAAAACCATGGAAAAATATAACCCTAAAGTTGATGAATATATCGAGAAATCTCAGGATTTTGCTAAACCAATTTTAAATTATATCCGAGAAATAGTTCATGAATTTTGTCCTGAAACAGAAGAAGCCATCAAATGGAAATTTCCGACGTTTATGTATAAAGGAAAAATTCTTTGTTCAATGGTTTCATTTAAACAATACTGCAGCATGGGATTTTGGCTGCATGATGATATGCAAACACTGAAAAATCTTGAAACAGATGTTGAAAAAACCAATATGTTCAGCCTAGGAAAGATTACCAAATTGGAAGATCTTCCTTCAAAACCTCAGCTTAAAAAAATTATTCTGGAAGCGATGGAATTGACGGACATGGGTGTTAAGCTTAAAAAAGCGGCTCCTTCAAAAGTGGAAATTGAAGTTCCTGATTATTTTCAAAATGCTTTAAATCAAAATAAAAAAGCCACTGAATTTTTTGAAAAAACCTCACCATCTTTCAAAAAAGAATATATCAACTGGATTATTGACGCCAAGACCGAAGCTACACGGAACAAAAGAATGGAGCAGGCTTTGGAATGGATTTCTGAGGGAAAAGGCAGAAACTGGAAGTATGAAAAGAAATAATTCAACTAAAAATTTAGTGAAATCTGAAATTCGCCTCCGGAAGGATATTGTTTTTTAAAAAAGCTTCATATTCCGGTGACATCTGCGCACGTCCCCAGGTATTTTGTCCGTTCATACTTCCCAGACGGACTTTATCTTTTCCGTACTTTTTATTCATAGCATCCATTGCTTTCATTACAGGCAAATGTTGATTTTGGGTATCTTCTTCAAACAAATTAATGAGCCTTTGATCTTCAGGAACAAAATCATTCACTATAACTCCTGCTTTTTTATAATGAAAACCTTCTTCAAAAATAGCTTCAAATAGATCCTTTACTACTCGCCCAATAATAATTGAGGAGTTTGTAGGATTCGGAAGAATCTGAGTTTTGGCATTTCTATATTCCGGTAAATCTTTTCTGAAACGGTTGGTATGTACAAAAACCGTTATCATTTTGCAACAGGTATTTTGTTTCCTCAATCTCTCAGAACAGTACATGCCAAAAGTTTCAACACGTTCAAGAACATCATCTTTTTTCGTGAGCATTTGCATGAAACTTCGAGTGACAGCAATCGATTTTTTCGGAGAAGGTGAATCTAACTCCAACTGACGAATTCCTTTCAACTCGTTAATCATTCTCATACCATGAATTCCCATGATCTTCCGAACCCACATTTCCGGTTTTTGAAGCAAATCCCAAGCTTTGTAAACTCCGGCATCATTCATTTTTACGACAAGTCTACGACCAATCCCCCAAACATCACCAATATTCAGCCATTTTAAAGCTTTCTCAATTTTTTCGGGAGTATTTAAAATATAGACACCTTCGTTAAATTTTTCAGGAAATTCTTTGACGATTCTGTTGGCAACTTTGCACAAAGTTTTTGTTGGAGCAATGCCGATGCTCACAGGAATATCCGCTTCCTTTTTAATTCTTTTCCGAATTTCAAGACAATAGTCATAAATATTCACATATTTAAAGCCTGTGAGATTTAAAAATAATTCATCAATACTATATGTCTCAAATTCTAAAACGTAAGAACTGGCAATCTTAATAACCTGCTGGCTTTTAAAATTATACAGTTCAAATTTTGCAGAAAAACTTTTCACATCATGCTGCTTAAAAAGTTCTTTATACTTAAATGCTGGAGCTGCCATCGGAATTCCTAAATCTTTTGCCTCTTTGCTTCGGGACACAACACATCCGTCGTTGTTGGAAAGTACCACAACTGCCTTGTTTTCAAGCGAAGAATCTAAAGCTCTCTCGCACGAAACAAAGAAATTATTGCAATCTACTAAGGCATACATGATGTTAAAAATAACTGTTTAGAAATACAAAGCTATAACTTTTAAAATAAAATATTATGTTTAATTAAAATTTTAACACCACAATCAGTTACCTAAAAATCAAATAGTTAAATATTTTAAAACACGTCAAATTTTGTCGCATTAATGTGTTAATCGGTGTTTACAAAAATTTGACTCTTTTATTCTTAACACGTCAAATTTTGTCGTATCCGGCACTGATATTTGCTTTTTGAAACAAATAAAATTTAAAATTATGGATAAAATAACCTTACAAAGAATCGAAAAACTACATCCTTCTGTAAGAGATGAAGTGAAACAAATCATCAAAGAATGTGACGAATCACTTACAGGAAAAGCAAAAGTAAGAATTACTCAAGGACTGCGAAGTTTTGAGGAACAGGAAAAACTGTACGCCATCGGCAGAATCACAAGCGGAAAGAAAGTCACCAACGCCAAAGCAGGACAAAGCATTCACAATTATGGTCTTGCTGTTGACATTTGTATGATGATAGACGGAAAAACGGCTAGCTGGGACACCGCAAAAGACTGGGACAATGATCAAGTTGCCGACTGGTACGAGTGCGTAAAAATTTTCGCAAAACACGGCTGGGACTGGGGTGGAAACTGGAAGACTTTCAAAGATCTTCCCCACTTTGAAAAGAAGAATATTCTAACTAAAAAAGGATTGGTGAAGACGAGCTGGAGAACGCTTTTGAGGATGAAAATGGATAAAGATGGATATGTGTTTCTTTAAAATATTATGATAAATCAATTATAACACGTCAAGTTCTGTCGCACTCATCTCCTACATTTGCTTTACCAAAACAACAGTAGAGAAATGAAAAAGACAACCTTACTTTCTTTAGACGGTGGCGGAATAAGAGGCATTATTACCTGCATTATTTTACGCTACATAGAAGAGCAACTTCAGATTCATGATAAACCTAGTGCAAAACTGGGAGATTATTTTGATCTGGTTGCCGGAAGCAGCACGGGAGCATTGATTGCTTCGATTATTTTGTGTCCTAATGAGCAACGAAAAGCAAAATATTCCATACAAAAAGGTCTTGAATTGTACGCTGAAAAAGGTGGCGACATATTCCAGGTTTCTTTTTGGGAGAGACTTGTAAATCCTTTTGGATTACTGAATGAAAAAATTTCTCAGGAAGCACTTGAGAAAAACCTGCAAGATTTTTTTGGAAAACTTGAATTAAAAGAATTAATAAAACCCTGTTTAATAACAAGTTACGATATAGAAAAGAGAAGAGCTAAACTTTTCAATTCGTGGAAAGCTAATGTGAATACAGATAATTTTTACGTGAAAGATATTTGCAGAGCAACTTCTGCAGCTCCTACTTACTTTACGCCGGTTCAGATCAAATCGATGTACGGACAAATTTTCAGTTTAATAGACGGTGGAATGTTTGCCAATAATCCTGCACTTTGCGCATATGCAGAAGCCAGAAAAATTCCGTTTGCAGAGGTTTTGAAAAATCATCAAAAAGCCAACAACCCAACGGTGAACGATATGATCATCATATCAATCGGAACGGGGATCGAATCTAAAAGCTATTCTTTCAGAAAAATGGAAAAAGCCGGAAAAATTGGCTGGGTAACTCCCATTATCGATATTTTGATGTCTGCAAATGCAGAAACTGTAGATTATCAACTTGGACAGATGTTTCAGACTTTGGGACAGAGAAACCAAAAAAATTATTACCGCATCAATCCTTCTCTTAAAAATGCTTCACCCGCAATGGATAATGTGAGAAGATCTAATATTGAAAATCTGATACAAGCCGGACTGAGCTATATTGATGATAATAGAGAAACTTTAAACCAAATTGTTCAAAAATTAATCAGAAACAAAATATAAGGTTTATTGCTTATAAATAGCAATAATAAGGTTTTAAGCTTATAATTTTCAAAATACTGATTGCTTTCTTAAATTTATTTAAATAATTTTCTAACACGTCAAGTTTTGTCGCTTCCCTCTCCTATTTTTGGAATAGAAATAAAAACACAAAAAACAATCATTTATTTTTTTTAAAACCATTTGAAGTCAACATTTACCAATGCTGAGCAGCCCAAAATATGCCCAGAAAACAACAACCAAAAACACCCAACAAGTATGGAAACACCAGAATACAATACCAATATTATTTGCGAAGACAACCTTTACACCATTAGCTGGAGCGATATCGAAAGTACCGAACCAGACTATGAAAATTATCTTAATGAAATTGAAAACTTTTTCAGAGAAGATTTCGAAAATGACATTCTAGAGGAAGATATTTTAAACTAAATTTTTAAAACACGTCGAGTTTTGTAGCTCAGCCATATTATTTTTGAAACATAAATAAAGCACAAACACCATCCCTTAAAATTTTCCGAAGAGCCTTTGAATTCAACATCCACAAAATGCTGAACAGCAAAAAATATGTTTAAAAACCCATAATTAAAACATAATCATGACTCTTCCTATTAAAAATTAAGGTGGAAATCCTTTGCCGGAAACCACCTTAAAAAATAAGGCTAAAACTTGAAGTTGCCCTAATAAAAAGAGACTTCGAAATTTTAATCTTAAAACAAATTATACAAATGAAATCAAAAGAAGAATTGAAACGTTTTTTCGAAAACGGAGATATCCCCAAACAGGAAGAGTTTTGGGAATGGCAGGACTCTTATTGGCACAAGGATGAGAAAATACAAAATACCATTCCTCTATCAGGAACAGCAGATGGAGATAATGTAACGGGAAAAATAACTTCAGAAGCTCCAGTCATTATCGAAGCAAATTGGGATAACATTGAACCAAACAATGGTGCTAGGTTAAGTCAGGTTGAAGGATTTGTGATTGATAAAGGAAACAAAACAACTCAAGTACAAGCTGATTCTTTAAGAATTATTGATAATTCGGCAGAAGGCGGAGGGCAATGATTACTGTGGGTACATCCCAAGGAATTGTTGCAAATACAGTATATCCTTTAATTTCTCCTTATCAATATACTCAAAGAGAACATCTATCATCTAATTATTATACAAAAAACCAAATTGAAGGGTTAATTGAAAGACTTACAAACTTCTAAAGTTATTTAAACTCGGATTCTTAGGATTATTTGAAAACTTTGGGTCAAAAGAGATCAGATGAAAAACTTTCAGGTTATCTTTGGTGTAGAGTCGGAACAGCAAACTCGCTGCTGCACGATTACATCGTGTGGCTTTTTATTTTCAATCACTTTCTCAATTTTTCTATCTTTAAAAAAACAACATAATGAAGCAAAATTATAAATTCTATAATCCCGAAGGACTATACTTAAGTTTTGCTGTCGTAGTTGGCTGGATGTATTTATTAGAAACTAATAGGAAGAAATTCTTGTGGAAAGTTTAAGAATAAATTCCAAAAACTTATCCACAAAAATAAAACACGACACCTTTTGTCGCATTAAGAATCTATATTTGTTTTAGAAAATTCAAACATGAAAAAAGATTTTTACCTTACAAGATATGCCCTGATCATCAAGAAATTGGAAAGCGCTCCTGCTAACTATTCGCAGTTGGAAGAGTATCTGCTAAACTCTTTTGAATTTCAGGATGCGGGAATCAAGAGTTATTCGATCCGTACTTTGCAAAGGGATATCCGTGAGATTTCAGATCTTTTTAATCTTTCCATTCACAACAAAAAGAAAGGTGACAACCGTTATTATATCGAAAGCCGCCCGATGATGGAAGTTGATGAATACAACCAAAAATTGCTGGAATCTTTCCAGGTCAGTAATGCATTAAACCTTCATCCAGATTTTGCAGATTTTATCTTTTTTGAAAGCCGAAAACCGACCGGAGTTGAGCATTTTTATGATCTTTTCTTTGCCATACGTAACAAAAGAGTGGTTACTTTTGAGCATTACAACTATAAAAATAAACTGATGACTTCCCGAAAAGTTCATCCTCTGGCTTTGAAAGAATCTAAAGACCGATGGTATTTGATCGCAATTGATACGAAAGATAAAACCTTAAAATCATTCGGTTTAGACCGGATTAATTATCTGGATGTCAACGCTACAAAATTCAGAGAAAAATATAAATATAATTTTAGAGAACATTTTAAAAACGCTTTCGGCGTGATGAATCTTACCGAACAAAATCCTCAGAAAATTGTTCTCAAATGCAGCAAACATCAAGGAGAATATATCCGAAGTTTTGCGCTTCACCAGTCGCAAAAAGAGACCAAAGAGACACCGGAAGATATTTATTTTGAGTTTTTCCTCCACCCTACTTACGACTTTATGCAGGAAATTTTGTCGTACGGAAAAGAGGTCAAAGTTTTAGAACCTAAAAATTTAGTTGAAAACGTGAAAAAACATTTACAGGAATCTCTCAACAGTTATTTTGAAGATTAAATGTTTAGCATCTTTTTTGATTACATTTACATAAATTAGCATCTCTTGAAAGTTTTATATTTCTTTTTTATATTCTTTTCTGCATTTTGTTTTTCTCAGCAAAACGAAGAATTCAAGATGGTCAAAAACTATTACAATCAGCATAGAAGTATGCTCAATCAGGAATTCAAGAAAAAATTTGATGCAGAAAAAAACAATGTCATAAAAACTTCGATCAAACAAGATTTTCTATTCTTTATGAAAAAGATGGATAGTATTGAGAATGTGGCACTCACAGGAGCTTTGCTTAAAGTAAAAAATCTTGAGGATTTAAGTAAGATTAATGCTAAATTTATCTCATCATCATCGGCAGTTTCTCACACTACAACTGATCAGGAAGCAAATTATCCCGGTGGCATCAACACTCTTAGACAACAGGTCGCCCGTCTTTTCTATGGCGATGGCGTATATTCTGAAACAGGAAATATCAAAGCAATAGTTGTTTTCGTTGTCGAGAAAGATGGCAGTATCAGCAATGTGCAGGCTGATAGCGAAAACTTCACCTTCAACCGACAGGCAGAAATTGCATTATACTCTGTTCCTGACAAATTTTCACCTGCTTCTGTCAACGGAAACCCGGTCAGATTCCGATATAAATTACCATTGGCATTCAATCTTAAGTAAATTCAAATTTTTCCTGATCATCTCAATTTTAATATTACTTTTGAGAAAAAATTTCATGAAAAAAATCTTTACGCTCATTACGGTTTTTATAGCTGTGTTTTCACTTCGTGCCCAAGAGGTTAATTCTAATCAGAAAGGCGACTCTCAACGAAAAAATGACATTCTTGCAGATCCCGTTTTACTAATTGCAGTACCAATGGCCAATGTTTCTTATGAAAGATTATTATCTGAAAATAAAGGAGTCGGTATCAATGCAATGATCACTTTAGATCCTGAAGATGATCAATTTACTCAATTCTCTGCTTTCTACAGAATGTATTTCGGCAAAAAATATGCTTCCGGATTTTTCCTTGAAGGATTTATACCTGTGACGACTCAGTCAGATGATATTTATTCTTATAATTATGATGATATCAATGGCTATTTTTATACCTCTTCAGTAGAAAGAAATAATTTTACAACTGTAGGAGTCGGTTTCGGAGTCGGAGGAAAATGGGTAATCAAGAACCTAGTCATCGAAGCAAGCGGTGGTATTGCCAGAAGATTCGGAGACAGAGACAAACATTACTTTGAAGAAGTGACAGGAAAAATCATGGGCGGAATCGGATATCGATTCTAAATTTTAAAATATTTATTTAATGAAAAGCTTAGTTTTGTACTAAGCTTTAGTTTTTATGTTTACAGACGAATATTTTATGAAAATGGCTTTTCAGGAAGCCGAAATTGCCTTCGAAAAAGATGAGGTTCCTATTGGGTGCGTAGTGGTTTCCAATAATCGAGTCATTGCTAGAGCACATAATCTTACTGAAACCTTAAACGACGTTACCGCTCATGCAGAAATGCAGGCAATCACTTCGGCTGCCAACTTTTTGGGTGGAAAATATTTGATCAATTGTACTTTATATGTGACTTTAGAGCCGTGTGTGATGTGTTCGGGAGCGCTTTCCTGGTCGCAGATTTCGAAAGTGGTGATTGGGGCAAGAGACGATCAACGAGGATTTATCAATAAAAATCTAACACTCCATCCCAAAACAGAAATCGTCACCGGAATTATGGAAAACGAGTGCTCTTCTATCGTGAAAGAGTTTTTTAAATCAAAAAGATAGGTTGGTTGAGGATAAGATTGAGGTCGAGGTGAAGACTATAATAAGTCTCAACCTTTACC
This region includes:
- a CDS encoding energy transducer TonB yields the protein MVKNYYNQHRSMLNQEFKKKFDAEKNNVIKTSIKQDFLFFMKKMDSIENVALTGALLKVKNLEDLSKINAKFISSSSAVSHTTTDQEANYPGGINTLRQQVARLFYGDGVYSETGNIKAIVVFVVEKDGSISNVQADSENFTFNRQAEIALYSVPDKFSPASVNGNPVRFRYKLPLAFNLK
- a CDS encoding nucleoside deaminase, giving the protein MFTDEYFMKMAFQEAEIAFEKDEVPIGCVVVSNNRVIARAHNLTETLNDVTAHAEMQAITSAANFLGGKYLINCTLYVTLEPCVMCSGALSWSQISKVVIGARDDQRGFINKNLTLHPKTEIVTGIMENECSSIVKEFFKSKR
- a CDS encoding M15 family metallopeptidase, producing MDKITLQRIEKLHPSVRDEVKQIIKECDESLTGKAKVRITQGLRSFEEQEKLYAIGRITSGKKVTNAKAGQSIHNYGLAVDICMMIDGKTASWDTAKDWDNDQVADWYECVKIFAKHGWDWGGNWKTFKDLPHFEKKNILTKKGLVKTSWRTLLRMKMDKDGYVFL
- a CDS encoding helix-turn-helix transcriptional regulator, which translates into the protein MKKDFYLTRYALIIKKLESAPANYSQLEEYLLNSFEFQDAGIKSYSIRTLQRDIREISDLFNLSIHNKKKGDNRYYIESRPMMEVDEYNQKLLESFQVSNALNLHPDFADFIFFESRKPTGVEHFYDLFFAIRNKRVVTFEHYNYKNKLMTSRKVHPLALKESKDRWYLIAIDTKDKTLKSFGLDRINYLDVNATKFREKYKYNFREHFKNAFGVMNLTEQNPQKIVLKCSKHQGEYIRSFALHQSQKETKETPEDIYFEFFLHPTYDFMQEILSYGKEVKVLEPKNLVENVKKHLQESLNSYFED
- a CDS encoding M48 family metalloprotease, translating into MTKYLFLLLLSFSVFFPGQTYKPLDTTDYAPRKEFIKNYSANNEFLIKDLKTKYSGKAGSELSKIYKELGKDFEKQVKDKDFVFNSVFDAKVKSLIERLRKNNPQIPQNLKILIAKNNTPNAYCFADGTFVINMGLFSWLNNDDQLASVISHELGHKIKGHTLQTFLKLIGEDQMDKLVVQNIKSNKINRNQRAFDVLKNRIYKKGYENRKQEMQADSLGYTVFKNSDFKKTEFINALKRLEDFDTISPKELKLETYKKFFNLPTQEFKDKWLAKEDFSLYNYDHFNEKLNKDSLKSHPEVTMRINNLKKIFPELKTEVADEKASESYSVVEKIARMETLPNFYHSEDYGLGIYTSLQFLQDGEEESYYKSWLGKCFGKIYDARKNYNLNRYLDRVDPKNQSESYQHFLNFMWNLSLDEIKNIADYYQKKS
- a CDS encoding patatin-like phospholipase family protein — its product is MKKTTLLSLDGGGIRGIITCIILRYIEEQLQIHDKPSAKLGDYFDLVAGSSTGALIASIILCPNEQRKAKYSIQKGLELYAEKGGDIFQVSFWERLVNPFGLLNEKISQEALEKNLQDFFGKLELKELIKPCLITSYDIEKRRAKLFNSWKANVNTDNFYVKDICRATSAAPTYFTPVQIKSMYGQIFSLIDGGMFANNPALCAYAEARKIPFAEVLKNHQKANNPTVNDMIIISIGTGIESKSYSFRKMEKAGKIGWVTPIIDILMSANAETVDYQLGQMFQTLGQRNQKNYYRINPSLKNASPAMDNVRRSNIENLIQAGLSYIDDNRETLNQIVQKLIRNKI
- a CDS encoding Y-family DNA polymerase, encoding MYALVDCNNFFVSCERALDSSLENKAVVVLSNNDGCVVSRSKEAKDLGIPMAAPAFKYKELFKQHDVKSFSAKFELYNFKSQQVIKIASSYVLEFETYSIDELFLNLTGFKYVNIYDYCLEIRKRIKKEADIPVSIGIAPTKTLCKVANRIVKEFPEKFNEGVYILNTPEKIEKALKWLNIGDVWGIGRRLVVKMNDAGVYKAWDLLQKPEMWVRKIMGIHGMRMINELKGIRQLELDSPSPKKSIAVTRSFMQMLTKKDDVLERVETFGMYCSERLRKQNTCCKMITVFVHTNRFRKDLPEYRNAKTQILPNPTNSSIIIGRVVKDLFEAIFEEGFHYKKAGVIVNDFVPEDQRLINLFEEDTQNQHLPVMKAMDAMNKKYGKDKVRLGSMNGQNTWGRAQMSPEYEAFLKNNILPEANFRFH
- a CDS encoding serine hydrolase domain-containing protein; this translates as MTILFYFIAFIAISVALVYFLGYAYLFSGISKTYLRGKSSANIDDGKFFRSNLIATTSPKSWEEDPELNKKELPKNISDDLLHSNTASFLVIKNRNLLHEQYFKGYTSLSKTNSFSMAKAITVMLFGKALEEGKFKNIDEKLSDFYDEFKTKPFGKDLTLKNLAQMESGLDWDENYKNPFLPNAKAYYGRSLMKATFSRKFKEKPGERFEYQSGSTQLLGFALKKALNQSLSSYLSEKFWIPLGMEQNADWSIDESGMEKTYCCIHSNSRDFAKLGQLFLDDGKVGDEQILNLDFVEKMRTPTEKSDNIYGMGFWINNDNPIKHYYFLGLQGQYIIMIPEHKMVIVRTGSYNNLPKTDRGRPDQVKFLVNETVKLFS
- a CDS encoding YdeI/OmpD-associated family protein produces the protein MEKYNPKVDEYIEKSQDFAKPILNYIREIVHEFCPETEEAIKWKFPTFMYKGKILCSMVSFKQYCSMGFWLHDDMQTLKNLETDVEKTNMFSLGKITKLEDLPSKPQLKKIILEAMELTDMGVKLKKAAPSKVEIEVPDYFQNALNQNKKATEFFEKTSPSFKKEYINWIIDAKTEATRNKRMEQALEWISEGKGRNWKYEKK